The Tenebrio molitor chromosome 7, icTenMoli1.1, whole genome shotgun sequence region AATAAACcatcgttaaaaaaataaagctaaaataaaacttaaacatcaaaacctaacctcacaaatttttccagTCATAGAAGAAGTTTTCTCTTCTGTCGTGCAGTCTTAAGTACACACTCTCTCTttcttatttttgttgttgccTTGTTTTTGTTGGTTGAAATAGTTTTAATCTAGTAGTAGAAGTGTGAAACAATGCCTCCAAGAAAAAGATATCAGGCTATTCGCCAATTACGAGTAACACAGTTGTTCATACAaacaaatttcgaaaatagTAAACCTTTCTATGTCTTCTATTGTACCGTGTTGGCAAGCGTGGTTGGtagaaaacagaaatagtcgtgctCAAGGTTTTGGAAATCTGGACATTCTAGATCTAGACGAGCCACAGACAGACAAGATTGgcactttgaatttttagcATTTAGGGCCATATCTCACTGGGATGCCATGGAAGCGCCGCCAGCACTGTCGCCAGAGATAACACATGGGGATATCTGACCTGGCAGCGCAACCACTTTGGCAGCGCAGCCAGCCAAACCCAATGTCCAAACGTGTGTTTGGCATTGATTGGCGTCCCCAGGAAAATACAAAGATTTCAAATACCGAGTCACTCGGTCAGTCGCCAGCAGTGTCTCCAGTGAGTCCATGCATTGTCAATATGAACAATTTCGATACCGagaaatttataaatgaaGTGCAAAATAGGCCCTGGCTTTGGGATACTTCCGTCGCGGATTATTCCAACCGTGAAGTGAAGAAAAAAGGCTGGGAGGAACTTGTGAACATATTTGGAGGAACAGAGTTAAGtgtgacaaataaaagagAATTAGGTAAGGCTTTTAATTGTTCTATTAATGAATACAATTGTTTTGCCAGGGTGTGGATTATTGTTAACAAAATAGTCGGCAAATTTGTCTCGTACTGCAAGTGCTGTTCGCCCTTCTCTGGCTAAATCCCTACCCCTTTGGGTATTAGGTTCAAAGCCGGTCACGTGTAGAGTATCATCATACACTCCGTTTCTGAGTTCGATGCCGATAAGTCGTAAAACCCTATTgtcataaatcaataataatcccCGCTTAAACACACGCACATGTAAATTTCTTTTGACGGGAAGCAACTTGCCCTCGGCCCACGTTAACAAATTGGCAATCCTCGTTCTGAAAGTTAGGTACGTGCGGGCGTAAGAGTGAAAAAACATGATGTTTGGAAGATGAAGATGCCAGATAAGGGATAGTACTTTAgagcagaaaaaaaattaataccagAGAATGACGTAGGCCCTAGGCtgcttataattaattatgtattcaTAAAATGTTTTGGACGCACTGGAAACTGTCACGATTCGGTCGTTTTATGGCTTAACGGCATCGGACTCAGAAACAGAATAAATCGTACAAAATCCTAAAagacaacaaatttttataattacttTTGTTATATCAATGTGTAGATTCAAAAGTCTGTGAAATATTCTTCATTTGTTGGATACAACTCCAAATCACGGCAAAACTGTTGAGATAATTTCTCGGGCTCAGGAATATTTAAAGAATTGGTCATGAGCTTCTTGTAAAACGTCTTTGAAAATTGCTGAATCGCTGGTTTTTCCGTATGCGCCAACATCTATAGATATGAAACTGTAATTTTCGTCACATTCATCAAGTTACACGATGAGAAAGTAATGTTTGTAGttataatacagggtcattataaatgattgtcccatcgcagttggcgttgaaaacccgcacaaattttggatgtgccgccagcctcgcaaagttagacaaactagtagacagatttccactaccgtcTGAAGCACCACCAATCGGCGATACttgtctcactcatgttatgaggcttgcggcacattcaactccGTCaacaacgcctactgcgatgggacaatcatatcatttataatgaccctgtataatgaaCCAGAATCAGTGGGTTGAAACAGTCTTACGTGCTTCCCGTCTGCAGCACCAATGCAGTGGGGAAAGTTAGCATGTTTTTCAGATTCATCTGCTATTTTTGTCCAGCCATCTGCAGTAGTCGGTAATGCCAAACATGTTTCTAGATGTTGACACATTGCGGCACACACTTCTCTCATTATTGTTGTGACTGTTGTATATCCAAGTCTGTAGATATGGTGCATGAATGCAAACATTCGTTATTTCTTTCAGGACAGACGCTACAGAAAAGGTGGAAAAGTATAAGAGGGTGTTTTACGCGAGAAGTAAAACGTCAAAAAGAAGTGAAATCCGGATCTGCTGCAGGATCGCGTAAAAGCGAATATCAGTATTTCAAGCAATTACAATTCCTGCAAAAAGTGGTTGCTGTTAGAGACATCTCGGAAGAGCCTGCGGAAGACTTACAGCATGATGAAGAAACAGCAGATCGTTGGCAAAGAGCAAAACGAAGTAAGAAAAGACACAAAATCACTGATCCCGAAGATGATCCCTGTATTAAAGCGCGAAATAACTCCATCGAAAAGATGGAACAACTTGAGAGAGCAGAGGAAGACGAAGACAGAATGTTTTTACTTTCTTTGTTAGGTCCACTGAAAAGTGTGCctcaagagaaaaaaatgacaacgaaaattaaaataatgactATAGTTAATGAAGCTACACAAGTGGACAACTATACTCATAAAAGTGAAGTACCTACTTAATTAGATCAGTCTCgaaatacactgaaatatccTGAAAGAATAATCTCCCCAGAACATTCTGCGAATACAGGTTCTCCTGGTCCTTATCCTGTTTTGTCTCCATCTAATACAAGTAGTATAGAGAATTCTGGAACTCTCTTGGATCTTTTTTAATGACAATCACGGCAGTTCTAGAGGGAAATTCTCAAGACTTTTCTTTGTTAGTGTTAGTATaaatattctattttataacaaaaattaagtgaaaattaattgttcTGTCTGTTATTAACTAGTAAGCAAAGAAACATAAAAACCGAACAATAGATCTACTGTAGCAACTTTGATTTACTGCCGTTTTTTTTAGGTTTCTATTACCACTCAACACTGTTGACTCACCTTAATGAAACAAATCGTTTTTCTTC contains the following coding sequences:
- the LOC138135277 gene encoding uncharacterized protein; protein product: MNNFDTEKFINEVQNRPWLWDTSVADYSNREVKKKGWEELVNIFGGTELSVTNKRELGQTLQKRWKSIRGCFTREVKRQKEVKSGSAAGSRKSEYQYFKQLQFLQKVVAVRDISEEPAEDLQHDEETADRWQRAKRSKKRHKITDPEDDPCIKARNNSIEKMEQLERAEEDEDRMFLLSLLGPLKSVPQEKKMTTKIKIMTIVNEATQVDNYTHKSEVPT